ACTATCTGTCACAGTCATACAAAGAATATTGCAGAAGTGGTCTCCCAAGCTGATATAGTTATCGCAGCTTGCGGTATTCCTCAATATGTTAAAGCAGACTGGATCAAAGAAGGAGCCGTAGTTATTGATGTTGGGATCAACTATATTCCCGATAGTAGTAAGAAAAGTGGGCAAAGATTAGTTGGTGATGTCGAATTTGATTCTGTAAAGGAAAAGACATCTTATATCACCCCTGTTCCTGGTGGAGTGGGTCCAATGACTGTCGCTATGCTTGTTTCCAATGTATTATTAGCTGCCAAGAGGCAATTTATGGAATCCGAAAAGCTTCCAGTTATCAAACCTCTTCCACTACACTTAAAAACACCAGTTCCTTCAGACATTGATATATCACGAGCTCAGAGCCCTAAGCATATCAAGCAAGTCGCTGAGGAATTGGGAATCCACTCCCACGAATTAGAATTATACGGCCACTATAAGGCAAAGATTTCTCCAAAGATTCTCACAAGATTAGAATCTCGAGAAAACGGTAAATACGTCCTTGTTGCAGGTATTACTCCAACCCCATTGGGTGAAGGTAAATCCACTACGACGATGGGGTTAGTGCAGGCTTTATCCGCTCATTTAGGAAAACCATCCATTGCGAACGTTAGACAACCATCTCTGGGCCCAACCTTGGGTGTCAAAGGTGGCGCTGCTGGTGGTGGTTACGCCCAAGTTATTCCCATGGACGAATTCAATCTACATCTGACCGGTGATATCCATGCTATAGGCGCTGCGAACAATCTTCTTGCGGCTGCTATTGACACTAGAATGTTTCATGAAGCCACTCAGAAGAATGATAGTACATTTTATAAGAGACTAGtcccaagaaaaaatggcCTCAGAAAGTTTACCCCATCCATGCAGAGGAGGCTTAGAAGATTGGGTATTGACAAAGAAGACCCTGATACTTTGACACcggaagaaattaaaaaattcgCTAGGTTGAACATAAATCCTGATACCATAACTATCAGAAGAGTAGTCGACATCAATGACAGGATGTTAAGACAAATTACCATCGGAGAAGCCGCTACGGAGAAAGGGTTCACAAGAACTACTGGATTCGACATCACTGTTGCCTCTGAATTAATGGCTATTCTAGCCTTATCCAAAAGCTTGCACGAGATGAAGGGCCGTATTGGACGCATGGTTATTGGCTCTGATTATGATAACAAACCAGTAACTGTAGAAGACATTGGTTGTACCGGTGCTCTGGCTGCATTATTACGTGATGCTATAAAGCCTAACTTGATGCAGACTTTGGAAGGGACTCCCGTCATGGTTCATGCTGGTCCTTTCGCCAATATTTCCATTGGTGCATCATCAGTAATTGCAGACTTGATGGCGTTAAAACTTGTAGGTCCAGTGAAGAATCCATTAAATGGCAAGGACGTCCATGAACCTGGCTATGTCGTTACCGAAGCGGGTTTTGATTTTGCCATGGGTGGTGAAAGATTCTTTGATATCAAATGTCGTTCCTCTGGATTGATACCAGATGCAGTTGTCTTAGTCGCCACTGTAAGAGCCTTAAAATCTCACGGAGGTGCCCCAAATGTTAAGCCAGGACAACCACTACCAAAAGAATACacagaagaaaacattGACTTTGTTGCCAAGGGTGTTAATAATTTAGTTAAACAGATCGAGAACATCAAAACCTTTGGAATTCCAGTCGTTGTAGCAATCAACAGATTTGAAACAGATTCACAGGCGGAAATTGAGGTAATCAAGAAGGCTGCCTTGAATGCAGGTGCATCCCACGCCGTTACTTCTAATCACTGGATGGAAGGTGGTAAAGGTGCCTTAGGGTTAGCACATGCTGTGGTCGATGCAACGAAAGAACCAAAGAGTTTCAACTTTTTGTACGACGTTAATAACTCCATCGAAGACAAACTTACTAGCATCGTCCAAAAAATGTATGGTGGGGCAAAAATCGAAGTATCACCAGAAgctcaaaaaaagatagaCACTTACAGGAAACAAGGCTTCGGCAATCTTCCTATCTGTATTGCTAAGACACAATATTCTTTATCCCATGATCCATCATTAAAGGGCGTCCCCAGTGGTTTTACGTTTCCCATTAGGGATGTGAGAGCTTCAATCGGGGCAGGTTATTTATATGCTTTAGCAGCAGAAATACAAACTATACCGGGTCTATCAACATATGCTGGTTACATGGCAGTAGAAGTTGACGATGACGGTGAGATTGAGGGTCTATTTTAAATAGTTTAGCAAAATCCCGATGACGTTGATTTGGTCCCGATTGTCGTCTGTGCAAGAGCCCATTATCTAAGCATGCGAGGTGAGAATATTAGAAAAATGGGTTTTAGTTATGTAGGTATATGTGATTACATATGTATTACCGAAGTTTTTGCTACCTGTTTATTAACTGAGTATGTATATTAAGATAAATTaattaaagaagatttaAGCGTCTTCCTTCAATAAAGCATCTCTCTTTTCAGCAACTCTTTGAGCTCTTCTGTCACGAGCAGCTCTGTTCTTCAATCTTCTAGCTTCAGCTTCTTCGTTCAAAGCCTTTTCACGTTGAGCATCAGCCTTAGCTTGAATGATATGTTCAACCAAAGCTCTCTTGTGCTTGAAAGCATTACCCTTAGATTCCTTGTACAAAACATGGTACAAGTGCTTGTCAATCTTACCAGCGTCACGGTACTTAGCCAATAATCTTCTCAAGACACGTAATCTTCTGATCCAGACGACTTGGGATGGTAAACGGGCTTCTCTGGTACCCTTTCTCT
The nucleotide sequence above comes from Saccharomyces paradoxus chromosome II, complete sequence. Encoded proteins:
- the MIS1 gene encoding trifunctional formate-tetrahydrofolate ligase/methenyltetrahydrofolate cyclohydrolase/methylenetetrahydrofolate dehydrogenase MIS1 (Mitochondrial C1-tetrahydrofolate synthase~similar to YBR084W), yielding MLSRLSLLSYSRAFQQAKWRIYRLKFSPTVYTSQYHILSGKKLAQSIREKANDEIQAIKLKHPNFKPTLKIIQVGARPDSSTYVRMKLKASKDSSVDCIIEKLPAEITEVELLKKISDINDDDSIHGLLIQLPLPRHLDETTITNAVDYKKDVDGFHRYNAGELAKKGGKPYFVPCTPYGCMKLLDEAHVKLDGKNAVVLGRSSIVGNPIASLLKNANATVTICHSHTKNIAEVVSQADIVIAACGIPQYVKADWIKEGAVVIDVGINYIPDSSKKSGQRLVGDVEFDSVKEKTSYITPVPGGVGPMTVAMLVSNVLLAAKRQFMESEKLPVIKPLPLHLKTPVPSDIDISRAQSPKHIKQVAEELGIHSHELELYGHYKAKISPKILTRLESRENGKYVLVAGITPTPLGEGKSTTTMGLVQALSAHLGKPSIANVRQPSLGPTLGVKGGAAGGGYAQVIPMDEFNLHLTGDIHAIGAANNLLAAAIDTRMFHEATQKNDSTFYKRLVPRKNGLRKFTPSMQRRLRRLGIDKEDPDTLTPEEIKKFARLNINPDTITIRRVVDINDRMLRQITIGEAATEKGFTRTTGFDITVASELMAILALSKSLHEMKGRIGRMVIGSDYDNKPVTVEDIGCTGALAALLRDAIKPNLMQTLEGTPVMVHAGPFANISIGASSVIADLMALKLVGPVKNPLNGKDVHEPGYVVTEAGFDFAMGGERFFDIKCRSSGLIPDAVVLVATVRALKSHGGAPNVKPGQPLPKEYTEENIDFVAKGVNNLVKQIENIKTFGIPVVVAINRFETDSQAEIEVIKKAALNAGASHAVTSNHWMEGGKGALGLAHAVVDATKEPKSFNFLYDVNNSIEDKLTSIVQKMYGGAKIEVSPEAQKKIDTYRKQGFGNLPICIAKTQYSLSHDPSLKGVPSGFTFPIRDVRASIGAGYLYALAAEIQTIPGLSTYAGYMAVEVDDDGEIEGLF
- the RPL19A gene encoding 60S ribosomal protein eL19 (similar to YBR084C), with product MSANLRTQKRLAASVVGVGKRKVWLDPNETSEIAQANSRNAIRKLVKNGTIVKKAVTVHSKSRTRAHAQSKREGRHSGYGKRKGTREARLPSQVVWIRRLRVLRRLLAKYRDAGKIDKHLYHVLYKESKGNAFKHKRALVEHIIQAKADAQREKALNEEAEARRLKNRAARDRRAQRVAEKRDALLKEDA